The Streptomyces albofaciens JCM 4342 genome has a segment encoding these proteins:
- a CDS encoding SpoIIE family protein phosphatase: MTAVEALRNAAGEQELFRGLVECSQDAILIKTLDGQVTFWNAAAQRLYGYRAQEVVGRHIGLLVPPDLKDEEAELLGRIGRGERIEHYETRRVTGDGRILDVDVSLWPIRTRQGVIEAACSITRDISERKRSEARIDELAVVVESAQDAILIKTLDGQVTFWNAAAQRLYGYRAQEVVGRHIGMLIPPDLKDEEAELLGRIGRGERIEHYETRRVTGDGRILDVDVTLWPIRNRNGVITGACSTMRDITERKKAERELAELYAQQRHIALALRLMGASEQIPGARAATRYLPSTQGQGVGGDWLDLVDLGAGRVGVLIGDVMGRGLDAAVVMGQLRSAARALALAGTPPCELIQTLDTFTRGLPEQFVTCTYLEADPALGEVTACSAGHLPVWLVEPDGTVGELPVPTGIPLGVGGVPHQQVRLPLRAGTTLALYTDGLVEKPHNDIDAQLDLLAATLREVFAAKPDLEEAADRVLQTMLPDTATYSDDVTLLLVGFPAAPLDTAEMRLAGRPSSVPEGRRFVRRTLRSWGLSEFADTVLLLASELLTNAVCHATGQLTLRVWHSARELGVEVSDGSTPRPRARLADNAEENGRGLMLVEALADAWGTRPGLAGKTVWCTLLTAPARAVGAPSHDPAGLSG; this comes from the coding sequence ATGACGGCAGTGGAGGCCCTGCGGAACGCCGCGGGCGAGCAGGAGTTGTTCCGGGGGCTGGTGGAGTGTTCGCAGGACGCGATTCTGATCAAGACGCTGGACGGGCAGGTCACGTTCTGGAACGCGGCGGCGCAGCGGTTGTACGGGTATCGGGCGCAGGAGGTGGTGGGGCGGCACATCGGGTTGCTGGTCCCGCCGGATCTGAAGGACGAGGAGGCGGAGCTGCTGGGGCGGATCGGGCGGGGGGAGCGGATCGAGCACTACGAGACCCGGCGGGTCACCGGTGACGGCCGGATCCTGGACGTCGACGTGTCGCTGTGGCCGATCCGTACGCGGCAGGGTGTCATCGAAGCGGCCTGCTCCATCACGCGGGACATCAGCGAGCGCAAACGTTCCGAGGCGCGCATCGACGAGCTGGCCGTGGTGGTGGAGTCCGCGCAGGACGCGATTCTGATCAAGACGCTGGACGGGCAGGTCACGTTCTGGAACGCGGCGGCGCAGCGGTTGTACGGGTATCGGGCGCAGGAGGTGGTGGGGCGGCACATCGGGATGTTGATCCCGCCGGATCTGAAGGACGAGGAGGCGGAGCTGCTGGGGCGGATCGGGCGGGGGGAGCGGATCGAGCACTACGAGACCCGGCGGGTCACCGGTGACGGCCGGATCCTCGACGTGGACGTGACGCTGTGGCCGATCCGCAACCGCAACGGCGTCATCACCGGCGCCTGTTCCACGATGCGCGACATCACCGAGCGCAAGAAGGCCGAACGGGAACTGGCCGAGCTGTACGCGCAACAGCGGCACATCGCGCTGGCCCTGCGCCTGATGGGCGCCTCCGAGCAGATCCCCGGTGCCCGCGCCGCCACCCGCTACCTGCCCTCCACCCAGGGGCAGGGGGTGGGCGGCGACTGGCTCGACCTGGTCGACCTCGGCGCCGGGCGGGTCGGCGTGCTCATCGGGGACGTCATGGGGCGCGGCCTGGACGCGGCCGTGGTCATGGGCCAGCTGCGCTCCGCGGCCCGCGCGCTGGCGCTGGCCGGAACGCCGCCGTGCGAGCTGATCCAGACGCTGGACACGTTCACGCGCGGGTTGCCGGAACAATTCGTCACCTGTACCTACCTGGAGGCGGACCCGGCGCTCGGCGAGGTGACCGCCTGCTCGGCCGGACACCTGCCGGTCTGGCTCGTCGAACCCGACGGGACGGTCGGCGAGCTGCCGGTGCCGACCGGCATCCCGCTGGGCGTGGGCGGCGTACCGCACCAGCAGGTACGCCTGCCCCTGCGCGCCGGTACGACCCTGGCCCTCTACACCGACGGCCTGGTGGAGAAGCCCCACAACGACATCGACGCGCAACTGGACCTGCTCGCCGCCACCTTGCGGGAGGTCTTCGCCGCCAAACCGGACCTGGAGGAAGCCGCCGACCGCGTCCTGCAGACGATGCTTCCCGACACCGCCACATACTCCGACGACGTGACCCTGCTGCTGGTCGGCTTCCCCGCCGCCCCGCTGGACACCGCGGAGATGAGACTGGCCGGCCGGCCGTCCTCGGTTCCCGAAGGGCGTCGTTTCGTGCGGCGGACGCTGCGGTCGTGGGGCCTTTCCGAGTTCGCCGACACCGTGCTGCTGCTGGCCTCGGAGCTGCTGACGAACGCGGTCTGCCACGCGACCGGGCAGCTGACGCTGCGCGTCTGGCACAGCGCCCGCGAGCTGGGCGTGGAGGTCTCGGACGGCAGCACGCCCCGGCCCCGGGCCCGGCTGGCGGACAACGCGGAGGAGAACGGCCGCGGCCTGATGCTGGTCGAGGCGCTGGCCGACGCCTGGGGCACCCGCCCCGGCCTGGCCGGCAAGACCGTGTGGTGCACCCTTCTGACGGCCCCGGCGCGGGCCGTCGGCGCCCCGTCACACGACCCGGCTGGGCTGTCCGGGTGA
- a CDS encoding cold-shock protein: MPHGIVKWFDHERGAGLVAQSGGGPDVLAYRSAIQGAEGARTLLSGESVSFNLVEDFEGIRAENIYRLRPQDRSPS; the protein is encoded by the coding sequence GTGCCCCATGGCATCGTCAAGTGGTTCGACCACGAACGGGGAGCCGGTCTGGTCGCCCAGAGCGGCGGCGGCCCGGACGTCCTGGCCTACCGTTCGGCGATCCAGGGGGCCGAGGGGGCCCGCACGCTGCTGTCGGGGGAGAGTGTCTCCTTCAACCTCGTGGAGGACTTCGAGGGGATCCGGGCGGAGAACATTTACCGCCTCCGGCCGCAGGACCGCTCCCCGTCCTGA